tatttttattttgcagtGTTTGAAGAAGATAATATAATAAGTGAAATACCAAGAAAGCCCCTCGTATGGACGGGAAGGTTAAACGGCGTTAGGGCTTGGGACCATTTAGGCACATATTTTAAATGTTGGGGACGAAATTGGTTAAATGTGTACATTAGGGACGAAATTGATAACTcactaatactttggggaccaaaaaggtaaaaaaagcCTAGTAAAAATGAAGAATCAGCTTAGAAACTTGCTTCTGGGTTAATAATAAGACTTTTGTTgtggtgttaaaaaaaaaaaagatagagaaattttttttgggtaattaaaaAGATAGAGAAATTATGAGttctgctacacacacagacaatttgtgcacagatttcgttgtgagGCCCACCACGCGTTTCACATAAATCATCCgaactgttcattaaatgtaaaatattttttcaaaagtccccgtaaaaaatagggtcaatccgatacctataggtgcttcatccaaccatctaacttttcattcagattttcggataatgaaaagttatatggttggatcgagcacctataggtatcagattgagcttattttttacagggacctttgaaaaaatgttttgcatttaatgtacggcttggatgatttttgtgggactcgtgatggaccccacaacaaaatctgtgcacagattgtacgTGTGTTTAGACTTTCTGGTATTCCGTTCTATGTCCTTTTTTTCTTCCACACATTTTCTTGGAATCCAAACGGAGGATTGTGGACTGGCCTTGATTACCACCATTGAAAGACATAACAATTGAAGGCGTAAGCGTCACTGCCCAGCCAACACTACCACCCAACCGCCTCGCCCAGCCAACACCACCATCCAACCACCTAGCCGTTATGTAGATCTGGTCCCTCCCAGAAGTAGAAGACTGGCGGCAGGAAGGAACCCAACAGACCCACCAAAGTAATACTAATGGCCTACGACGATGGAGAGGAGAGCAAAGAGAGGCCAGTAGGAGAACGGATCAGCTGCCTAACATCGCCTCTCCACGAACCCCGGGATCACGAACGCGAACAAAAGCTGGATAATTGAGCATAGTAAAGCTGCATCTTTTTGTTGCCCATAACATTGTTTGCTGACTTAGGgagtaaaaaagaaagaaaacattgTTTGCTCACTGGTTGCTCAGTTCGTTTTTGAGTTATGCTGTTACAACAGAAATGTTGAAATTCCTGTGCTGTTAAACTAGTATTTGGAGACTTCGAGCCAATCGGGTAGTAGGTGTCTGACTTTCGTCTTGTGTAACTATAGGAGAAATTGAGGGTTGCAGTTCTGGTTTCCAGAGCCGCAATTCAGTTCCTAAAAGGTGAGTTTATTCCACTTACTGCTAAAACTTGCCTGTAATGAAAGGTTTCTTAGAATTAACTGTCTTCTGGTCTATTTGCAGGTGTACAGCCAATCGACTATGTTGTACCTGAGGAAGTTAAAGCTGCTGGTTTTGACATTTGTGGTGATGAACTGGGATCCCTTGTTGAAGACAATAACCTAAGAAAGCTGGAATATCATGGCGGCGTAGCTGGCATTGCGAATAAACTCTCCACATCAATAACCACTGGTCTTTCTACAGATGGTAATTTACTGAATCGCAGAAAGGAGATTTTTGGGATCAATAAATTCACAGAAAGTCAACAACGCAGTTTCTGGGTATATGTTTGGGAAGCACTTCAAGATATGACTCTCATGATCCTTGGCGTGTGTGCATTTCTCTCTTTGATTGTTGGCCTAACAACGGAAGGATGGCCTGAGGGGGCTCACTACGGTCTTGGAATCGTTGCAAGCATTATGTTGGTTGTTGTTGTCACGGCAATAAGTGATTATCGCCAATCCCTACAGTTCAGagatttggagaaagaaaaaaagaagaggtcGATTCAAGTTACAAGGAATGGATGTCAGCAGAAAATGTCAATATACGATCTGTTGCCTGGTGATATTGTACATCTCTCCATTGGTGACCAAGTCCCCGCGGATGGGCTTTTTGTTTCAGGATTTTCTGTGGAGATTGATGAATCGAGTTTGACCGGAGAGAGTGAGCCAGTGATGGTGACCGCTGACCCGGCGGATGGGCTTTTTGTTTCAGGATTTTCTGTGGAGATTGATGAATCGAGTTTGACCGGAGAGAGTGAGCCAGTGATGGTGACCGCTGAACATCCGTTTCTTCTATCAGGAACTAAGGTCCAAGATGGATCAT
This DNA window, taken from Rhododendron vialii isolate Sample 1 chromosome 8a, ASM3025357v1, encodes the following:
- the LOC131299291 gene encoding calcium-transporting ATPase 2, plasma membrane-type-like, encoding MDSLLKDFDVPAENPSEEMDILLQDFDIRAENPSEEAQRRERYAVSVVRNRRRRFHMVADLVKRSAAETKILKNQEKLRVAVLVSRAAIQFLKGVQPIDYVVPEEVKAAGFDICGDELGSLVEDNNLRKLEYHGGVAGIANKLSTSITTGLSTDGNLLNRRKEIFGINKFTESQQRSFWVYVWEALQDMTLMILGVCAFLSLIVGLTTEGWPEGAHYGLGIVASIMLVVVVTAISDYRQSLQFRDLEKEKKKRSIQVTRNGCQQKMSIYDLLPGDIVHLSIGDQVPADGLFVSGFSVEIDESSLTGESEPVMVTADPADGLFVSGFSVEIDESSLTGESEPVMVTAEHPFLLSGTKVQDGSCTMMITTVGMRTRWGKLMTTLSKGGDDETPLQEARKHFDKASLLYDQVILISVAPCLAGSQLLILPCYHLVTVMGFLILGHGFHQENRRPQPRHLHLPHFGTRN